A region of Dictyostelium discoideum AX4 chromosome 1 chromosome, whole genome shotgun sequence DNA encodes the following proteins:
- a CDS encoding hypothetical protein (Q8TXM4 Hypothetical UPF0293 protein MK0638), with translation MSNKVGNSKNNKNKSIKFAPKHKDKSYDNEDFNAVSKKSSISVSDLPTKGEEKHRIMALSFPIKLSMWDFGQCDSKKCTGRKLERLGYVKSINLTHKFKGIVLTPSAKQSISPADRDIVQNLGVSVVDCSWAKVDSIPFGKMKGGHDRLLPFLIAANPVNYGKPFKLTCVEAVAACLFITGFTAEGHQVLGGFKWGSSFYKVNKDLFEKYILCANSQEVVQIQNEFIAKCEQDQKDRAANIEYDEFGLQLNPNRILRTNNDDDEENGDEDYCDDDDEDEDEEDEEEDHECDSECDHDEEEEEDNDEENDEEEEDGEDDDDDEESEEEEEVDEEEEKRQYRLKKELQKKKAEEKKLQKQMGKLNLK, from the exons atgtcaAATAAAGTTggaaatagtaaaaataataaaaataaatcaattaaatttgcaCCAAAACATAAAGATAAATCATATGATAATGAGGACTTTAATGCTGTAAGTAAAAAGTCATCAATATCAGTTAGTGATTTACCAACTAAAGGTGAAGAGAAACACAGAATCATGGCATTATCATttccaattaaattatcaatgtGGGATTTTGGTCAATGTGATAGTAAAAAATGTACTGGTAGAAAATTAGAAAGATTAGGTTatgttaaatcaattaatttaactcATAAATTTAAAGGAATTGTCTTAac aCCATCAGCAAAACAATCAATTTCACCAGCAGATAGAGATATTGTTCAAAATTTAGGTGTTTCAGTTGTAGATTGTTCATGGGCAAAAGTTGATTCAATTCCATTTGGAAAGATGAAAGGTGGACATGATagattattaccatttttaattgcAGCTAATCCAGTTAACTATGGTaaaccatttaaattaacaTGTGTTGAAGCAGTTGCAGCTTGTTTATTTATCACTGGTTTTACAGCAGAAGGTCATCAAGTTTTAGGTGGTTTTAAATGGGGTTCATCATTTTACAAAGTTAATAAAGATCtctttgaaaaatatatacTTTGTGCAAATAGTCAAGAAGttgttcaaattcaaaatgaaTTCATTGCAAAATGTGAACAAGATCAAAAAGATAGAGCTGCAAATATTGAATATGATGAATTTGGTTTACAATTAAATCCAAATAGAATTTTAAGaactaataatgatgatgatgaagaaaatggtgatgaagattattgtgatgatgatgatgaagatgaggatgaagaagatgaagaagaagatcaTGAATGTGATAGTGAATGTGATCATGATgaggaggaagaagaagataatgatgaagaaaatgatgaagaagaggaagatggagaggatgatgatgatgacgaagaaagtgaagaagaagaagaggttgatgaagaagaagaaaaaagacaatatagattaaaaaaagaattacaaaagaaaaaagcggaagaaaagaaattacaaaaacaaatgggaaaattaaatttaaaataa
- the gemA gene encoding Ras-related GTPase, translating into MKNNIKVILIGDEQVGKSTIINSFISESFSEITQKTLPEVTIPAEFNNEICSTRIIDTFDDGKNLKNQMNMEIRTADAIVIVYSVDRFDTFMSIRMKWIPLINQLRGSNKSPIIIVGNKLDLVDDKHENNKVQIEETIQYFRSTYSNTIQWLECSAKTMENLPELLYASQTSVFFPERILYNREENKMTEGCERALKRIFKLCDHDNDGSLSEEEINYFQTKCGHETMTSEEIQNIQQFVLSKIPDGVNSNGFTEKGFLYMNLLFLLRGPCQHTWTSLRSFNYDDDLVLLESYVHPTLQVPPNHNTILSSMGNEFFKSLFEKYDSDSDGVLSSFDLVSLFSTTPKIPWEIGFEKHFNTDKDSNLTLSGFLSLWNLQTYENYKVTLEYLAYFGSQTENNNIDMISILNSRELDIKSNQFTRNIVNCYVFGAEAVGKTTFLNTFIGKSFSTLYNATNGNDNFKVCGHLLKNKYLILSEYVGEKIPTAELKSKCDLVCLLYDCNSEQSFKFIENIYNQLKQQQLNIPIVFIRTKNNNNNNNNNNNNNNNNNNNNLNNNNNNINNNNNNNNNNTTTTNANVSTSKIIDSFFKSHKNYSPKDFSISRSNSIYHEMMETIVNSSFNDNSNGSNGSNNSNILTYLVIAAGVAGVGLLLSKYLAKK; encoded by the exons atgaaaaataacataaaggttattttaattggtgatg aACAAGTTGGGaaatcaacaattataaattcattcATTTCAGAAAGTTTTAGTGAGATTACACAAAAAACATTACCAGAAGTAACAATACCAgcagaatttaataatgaaatttgttCAACTCGTATCATTGATACATTTGATGATGgaaagaatttaaagaatcaaatgaATATGGAAATTAGAACAGCTGATGCAATTGTAATAGTTTACTCTGTTGATCGTTTCGATACATTTATGAGTATTCGTATGAAATGGATaccattaattaatcaattaagaGGTTCAAAT aaatcaccaattattattgttggtaATAAATTAGATTTAGTTGATGATAAACATGAGAATAATAAAGTTCAAATTGAAGAGACGATTCAATATTTTAGAAGTACATATTCAAATACTATTCAATGGTTAGAGTGTAGTGCAAAAACGATGGAAAATTTACCAGAGTTATTATATGCTTCACAAACATCAGTATTCTTTCCAGAGCGTATTCTATACAATAGGGAAGAGAATAAAATGACTGAAGGATGTGAACGTGCATTAAAGAGAATTTTCAAACTTTGTGATCACGATAACGATGGTTCCTTATCAGAGGAGGAGATAAACTATTTTCAAACTAAATGCGGTCATGAAACTATGACCTCTGAAGAAATACAAAACATTCAACAATTTGTATTATCAAAAATACCCGATGGTGTAAACTCAAATGGTTTCACTGAGAAAGGTTTCCTCTATATGAACTTGTTATTCCTTTTGAGAGGTCCTTGTCAACATACTTGGACCTCACTAAGATCATTcaattatgatgatgatcttGTACTTTTGGAATCATATGTTCATCCAACCTTACAAGTACCTCCAAATCATAACACTATCCTCAGTTCAATGGGTAACGAATTCTTTAAATCACTCTTTGAAAAGTATGATTCCGATTCCGATGGTGTACTCTCAAGTTTCGATTTGGTTTCTCTCTTTTCAACAACTCCAAAAATACCTTGGGAAATTGGTTTTGAAAAACATTTCAATACTGATAAAGATTCAAATTTAACTTTATCTggttttttatcattatggaa tTTACAAACatatgaaaattataaagttACATTGGAATATTTAGCTTATTTTGGATCACAaactgaaaataataatattgatatgaTTAGCATTTTAAATTCAAGAGAATTGgatatcaaatcaaatcaattcaCTAGAAATATTGTAAATTGTTATGTCTTTGGTGCTGAAGCAGTTGGAAAAactacatttttaaatactttTATTGGAAAATCCTTCTCAACACTTTATAATGCAACaaatggtaatgataatttcAAAGTTTGTGgtcatcttttaaaaaataaatatttaatt ttAAGTGAATATGTGGGTGAAAAAATTCCAACAGCAGAATTAAAGAGTAAATGTGATTTAGTATGTTTATTATATGATTGTAATAGTGaacaatcatttaaattcattgaaaatatatataaccaattaaaacaacaacaattaaatatacCAATCGTATTCATAagaactaaaaataataataataataacaacaacaataataacaataataataacaataataataataatttaaataataataataataatattaataataataataataataataataacaatacgACAACTACAAATGCAAATGTATCAAcatcaaaaattattgattcattctttaaatctcataaaaattattcaCCAAaggatttttcaatttcaagaTCTAATTCCATTTATCACGAGATGATGGAAACAATTGTAAACAGCTCCTTCAATGATAATTCTAATGGTTCAAATGGTTcaaacaatagtaatattttGACTTATCTTGTTATTGCTGCAGGTGTTGCAGGTGTTGGTTTACTTTTAAGTAAATATTTAgctaaaaaataa